From a region of the Melospiza georgiana isolate bMelGeo1 chromosome 23, bMelGeo1.pri, whole genome shotgun sequence genome:
- the ATP2B4 gene encoding plasma membrane calcium-transporting ATPase 4 isoform X1: protein MTNNVADHHPGNSVAEGSHEGDFGCSLVELRNLMELRSAEAVARINDSYGGVQNVCKRLKTSPVEGLSGNPTDLEKRRQAFGQNFIPPKKAKTFLQLVWEALQDVTLIILEIAAIVSLGLSFYHPPGGDNELCGQSTGGVEDEGESQAGWIEGAAILFSVIIVVLVTAFNDWSKEKQFRGLQSRIEQEQKFTVIRKGQVIQIPVAEIVVGDIAQIKYGDLLPADGILIQGNDLKIDESSLTGESDQVKKSMDKDPMLLSGTHVMEGSGRMVVTAVGINSQTGIIFTLLGAGGEGDEEKKVKKGKKGGAPENRNKAKTQDGVALEIQPLKSQEGVENEEKEKKKAKVPKKEKSVLQGKLTRLAVQIGKAGLIMSAITVIILVLYFVIDTFGVQKRPWLAECTPIYIQYFVKFFIIGVTVLVVAVPEGLPLAVTISLAYSVKKMMKDNNLVRHLDACETMGNATAICSDKTGTLTMNRMTVVQAYVGDTHYRQIPDPEAILPKTLDLIVHGVAINSAYTSKILPPEKEGGLPRQVGNKTECALLGFVLDLKQDYQAVRNEVPEEKLYKVYTFNSVRKSMSTVLRNSGGGFRMYSKGASEIILRKCTKILDKNGEPRVFKVKDRDEMVKKVIEPMACHGLRTICLAFRDFPAGAEPDWDNESEILSDLTCIAVVGIEDPVRPEVPDAILKCQRAGITVRMVTGDNINTARAIATKCGILLPGEDFLCLEGKEFNRLIRNEKGEVEQEQLDKIWPKLRVLARSSPTDKHTLVKGIIDSTVGDQRQVVAVTGDGTNDGPALKKADVGFAMGIAGTDVAKEASDIILTDDNFTSIVKAVMWGRNVYDSISKFLQFQLTVNVVAVIVAFTGACITQDSPLKAVQMLWVNLIMDTFASLALATEPPSESLLLRKPYGRNKPLISRTMMKNILGHAVYQLTIIFTLLFAGEKFFDIDSGRNAPLHSPPTEHYTIVFNTFVMMQLFNEINARKIHGERNVFEGIYRNPIFCSVVLGTFFAQIIIVEFGGKPFSCSGLTLTQWFWCVFIGVGELLWGQLICTVPTSHLKFLKEAGHGITKEEIPEEELPEDVDEIDHAEMELRRGQILWFRGLNRIQTQMDVVYTFQTGASSLQGALRRQPSIVSQHHDVKNVSSPTHVALSSVNSTPTTSAVAAAASPPAGNQSGECVP from the exons ATGACGAACAACGTGGCCGACCACCACCCCGGGAACTCGGTGGCCGAGGGCAGCCATGAGGGGGACTTTGGGTGCTCCTTGGTGGAGCTCAGGAACCTCATGGAGCTGAGGAGCGCCGAGGCCGTGGCCCGGATCAACGACTCCTATGGAGGCGTCCAGAACGTCTGCAAGAGGTTGAAGACGTCGCCGGTTGAAG GCCTGTCTGGGAACCCCACGGACCTGGAGAAGCGGCGCCAGGCCTTTGGGCAGAACTTCATCCCCCCCAAGAAGGCCAAGACGTTCCTGCAGCTGGTGTGGGAGGCGCTGCAGGACGTGACGCTGATCATCCTGGAGATCGCAGCCATCGTCTCGCTGGGGCTGTCCTTCTACCACCCCCCGGGAGGGGACAACGAGC TGTGCGGGCAGTCCACGGGCGGCGTGGAGGACGAGGGCGAGTCGCAGGCGGGCTGGATCGAGGGCGCTGCCATCCTGTTCTCGGTCATCATCGTGGTGCTGGTGACGGCCTTCAACGACTGGAGCAAGGAGAAGCAGTTCCGGGGCCTCCAGAGCCGCATCGAGCAGGAGCAGAAGTTCACGGTGATCCGCAAGGGCCAGGTGATCCAGATCCCCGTGGCCGAGATCGTGGTGGGCGACATCGCCCAGATCAAGTACG gtgatCTCCTGCCAGCGGACGGGATCCTGATCCAGGGCAATGACCTGAAGATAGACGAGAGCTCACTGACTGGGGAGTCAGACCAGGTGAAGAAATCCATGGATAAAGACCCCATGCTGCTGTCAG GTACCCACGTGATGGAGGGCTCGGGCAGGATGGTGGTGACTGCCGTGGGCATCAACTCCCAGACTGGGATCATCTTCAccctcctgggagcaggaggagagggggacgAGGAGAAGAAAGTGAAGAAAG GTAAAAAAGGTGGAGCCCCCGAAAACCGCAACAAAG CTAAAACTCAGGATGGTGTGGCCTTAGAGATCCAGCCCCTGAAGAGCCAGGAGGGGGTGGAGAacgaggagaaggagaagaagaaggcgAAGGTGCCCAAGAAGGAGAAGTCGGTGCTGCAGGGGAAGCTCACGCGCCTGGCGGTGCAGATCGGGAAGGCAG GGCTGATCATGTCGGCCATCACCGTCATCATCCTGGTGCTCTACTTCGTCATCGACACCTTCGGGGTGCAGAAGCGGCCCTGGCTGGCCGAGTGCACCCCCATCTACATCCAGTACTTCGTCAAGTTCTTCATCATCGGCGTCACCGTGCTGGTGGTGGCCGTGCCCGAGGGGCTCCCGCTGGCCGTCACCATCTCGCTGGCCTACTCTGTCAAG AAAATGATGAAGGACAACAACCTGGTGAGGCACCTGGACGCCTGCGAGACCATGGGCAACGCCACGGCCATCTGCTCGGACAAGACGGGCACGCTGACCATGAACCGCATGACCGTGGTGCAGGCCTACGTGGGGGACACCCACTACCGCCAGATCCCCGACCCCGAGGCCATCCTGCCCAAAACCCTGGACCTCATTGTCCACGGTGTGGCCATCAACTCTGCCTACACCTCCAAGATCCTG CCACCAGAGAAGGAAGGGGGGCTTCCCCGCCAGGTGGGCAACAAGACCGAgtgtgccctgctgggcttCGTGCTGGACCTGAAGCAGGACTACCAGGCTGTGCGCAACGAGGTGCCCGAGGAGAAGCTCTACAAG GTCTACACCTTCAACTCTGTGCGCAAGTCCATGAGCACGGTGCTGAGGAACAGCGGCGGCGGCTTCCGCATGTACAGCAAGGGCGCCTCTGAGATCATCCTGCGCAA GTGCACCAAGATCCTGGACAAGAACGGCGAGCCGCGCGTGTTCAAGGTGAAGGACAGGGACGAGATGGTGAAGAAGGTGATCGAGCCCATGGCCTGCCACGGGCTCAGGACCATCTGCCTGGCATTCCGGGACTTCCCTGCGGGTGCAGAGCCCGACTGGGACAACGAGAGTGAAATCCTGTCTGACCTGACCTGCATCGCTGTGGTGGGGATCGAGGATCCCGTACGGCCCGAG gtgcccgATGCCATCCTGAAGTGCCAGCGCGCCGGCATCACCGTCCGCATGGTGACAGGGGACAACATCAACACTGCCCGTGCCATCGCCACCAAGTGTGGCAtcctgctgcccggggaggacTTCCTGTGCCTCGAGGGGAAGGAGTTCAACCGCCTGATCCGCAACGAGAAgggagag gtggagcaggagcagctggacaAGATCTGGCCCAAGCTGCGGGTGCTGGCACGTTCCTCTCCCACAGACAAGCACACCCTGGTGAAAG GAATCATCGACAGCACCGTGGGTGACCAGAGGCAGGTGGTGGCTGTGACAGGGGACGGCACCAACGATGGCCCAGCCCTGAAGAAAGCAGATGTTGGGTTTGCCATG GGCATCGCGGGCACGGACGTGGCCAAGGAGGCCTCGGACATCATCCTGACCGACGACAACTTCACCAGCATCGTCAAGGCCGTCATGTGGGGCCGCAACGTCTACGACAGCATCTCCAAGTTCCTGCAGTTCCAGCTCACCGTCAACGTGGTTGCCGTCATCGTGGCCTTCACTGGTGCCTGCATCACACAG GACTCGCCCCTGAAGGCCGTGCAGATGCTGTGGGTGAACCTGATCATGGACACGTTTGCCTCGCTGGCGCTGGCCACGGAGCCGCCGTCGGAGTCGCTGCTGCTGCGCAAACCCTACGGGCGCAACAAGCCGCTCATCTCCCGCACCATGATGAAAAACATCCTGGGCCACGCCGTCTACCAGCTCACCATCATCTTCACCCTGCTCTTCGCAG gGGAGAAGTTTTTCGACATCGACAGCGGCCGGAACGCGCCCCTGCACTCTCCCCCCACCGAGCACTACACCATCGTCTTCAACACCTTCGTGATGATGCAGCTCTTCAACGAGATCAACGCGCGCAAGATCCACGGCGAGAGGAACGTCTTTGAGGGCATCTACCGCAACCCCATCTTCTGCTCCGTGGTGCTGGGCACCTTCTTCGCCCAG ATCATCATCGTGGAGTTTGGTGGGAAGcccttcagctgctctgggctcaccCTGACCCAGTGGTTCTGGTGCGTTTTCATTGGAGTGGGAGAGCTCCTGTGGGGCCAG ctgatCTGCACCGTGCCCACGAGCCACCTGAAGTTCCTGAAGGAGGCTGGGCACGGCATCACCAAGGAGGAGATCCCCGAGGAGGAGCTGCCCGAGGACGTGGACGAGATCGACCACGCGGAGATGGAGCTGCGGCGGGGGCAGATCCTGTGGTTCCGGGGCCTCAACAGGATCCAGACCCAG